The proteins below come from a single Bacillus horti genomic window:
- a CDS encoding nucleotidyltransferase domain-containing protein, with product MEDTVLKEICAVARRYGIKEDIVLFGSRARGDHSAVSDYDIAVFQNTLNAKEKALFYMDLEDIETLKKIDVVFINEQTDKELLKSIEKEGVSLHE from the coding sequence ATGGAAGATACCGTATTAAAGGAAATCTGTGCTGTAGCCCGAAGATATGGCATAAAGGAGGATATAGTCTTATTCGGTTCTCGTGCTAGAGGCGATCATTCTGCTGTAAGTGATTATGATATTGCCGTTTTTCAAAATACACTAAATGCCAAGGAAAAAGCTTTATTTTATATGGACTTGGAAGATATAGAGACGTTGAAGAAAATAGATGTCGTATTTATTAATGAGCAAACAGATAAAGAATTGCTTAAAAGTATAGAGAAGGAGGGTGTGTCATTACATGAGTAA